Proteins from one Desulfonema limicola genomic window:
- a CDS encoding tRNA dihydrouridine synthase translates to MLKNMKPILYLAPMRGITNFTFRNVFYSFFQGFDLAVAPFISGVNARRIKDSYFKDVLPVHNQEIPVIPQILTKSPEDFIFMAKRLYDLGHETINWNLGCPFAMVAKKGRGSGLLPHPELIDLFLEKVIPAVPNNLSIKTRLGRNNPDEIFALMPVFNRYPLTELIIHPRTGIQMYEGVPDLNIFEECLDMSAHAVVYNGDIIDIDTFQRLSSRFKSVNRWMIGRGALINPFLPGMIKAGCCIFNNKISIFKDFHEALFHAFDKVLDGPSHLLKRMKSFWDYFEQSFNNSRQVVKKIRKNKDIEQYRIIVHDFLEKEAKWTFDKQK, encoded by the coding sequence ATGCTGAAAAACATGAAACCAATACTGTATCTTGCCCCCATGCGGGGAATTACAAATTTTACTTTTAGAAATGTGTTTTACAGTTTTTTTCAAGGGTTTGATCTTGCTGTTGCCCCGTTTATATCAGGTGTCAATGCCAGGCGCATTAAGGATTCTTATTTTAAAGATGTTTTGCCTGTCCATAACCAGGAAATCCCGGTAATTCCCCAGATTCTAACTAAATCCCCTGAAGATTTCATATTTATGGCAAAACGTCTTTACGATCTGGGACATGAAACAATAAACTGGAACCTGGGCTGCCCTTTTGCTATGGTAGCTAAAAAAGGAAGAGGCTCAGGATTGCTGCCCCATCCTGAACTTATTGATTTGTTTCTTGAAAAGGTTATCCCGGCTGTTCCCAATAATCTGTCCATTAAAACCAGGCTGGGCCGTAATAATCCTGATGAGATTTTTGCTCTTATGCCTGTTTTTAACCGTTATCCTTTAACAGAATTGATTATTCACCCCAGAACAGGGATTCAGATGTATGAAGGAGTTCCAGATTTAAATATCTTTGAAGAATGTCTTGATATGTCAGCCCATGCTGTTGTTTATAATGGGGATATTATAGATATTGATACATTCCAAAGGCTTTCTTCAAGATTTAAATCTGTAAACCGCTGGATGATCGGCAGGGGTGCTTTGATTAATCCGTTTTTGCCTGGAATGATTAAAGCAGGCTGCTGCATCTTTAATAATAAGATTTCAATATTTAAAGATTTTCATGAAGCCTTGTTCCATGCTTTTGATAAGGTTCTTGACGGTCCTTCTCATTTATTGAAAAGAATGAAATCTTTTTGGGATTATTTTGAACAATCATTTAACAACAGCAGGCAGGTTGTTAAAAAAATCCGCAAAAATAAAGATATTGAGCAGTACAGGATTATTGTTCATGATTTTCTTGAAAAAGAAGCGAAATGGACTTTTGACAAACAAAAATAA
- a CDS encoding VanZ family protein — MSQTIKTILLYWFPVLLYCLLIFIQSAYPSPIKGASIPHMDKILHFGGYAFLGALFFRAFNASLPDSKIKTIIFISITTSVLYGLTDELHQSFTTSRSADIMDFAADTAGSIFGVLTYCLVSSKISFFIQKKAKITKKSLRTNP; from the coding sequence ATGTCCCAAACAATAAAAACAATCCTCCTCTACTGGTTCCCTGTCCTGCTCTACTGCCTCCTGATCTTCATCCAGTCAGCATATCCGTCCCCCATAAAAGGAGCTTCTATCCCTCACATGGACAAGATCCTGCATTTTGGAGGATATGCTTTTTTAGGTGCGCTTTTCTTCCGGGCATTTAATGCCTCGTTACCTGATTCAAAAATCAAAACCATCATATTTATCAGCATAACAACCTCGGTTCTTTACGGCCTGACAGACGAACTTCACCAGTCTTTTACAACTTCACGAAGTGCCGATATTATGGACTTTGCAGCAGATACAGCAGGGAGTATTTTCGGGGTATTGACTTATTGCCTGGTAAGCAGTAAAATCAGCTTTTTCATACAAAAAAAAGCCAAAATAACAAAAAAAAGCCTGCGGACAAATCCATAG
- a CDS encoding Ig-like domain-containing protein — MKLHNIKFLLLFLAAALVLNLSGCGSTGGMNEPEGGDDSGIIVTPASMTLSADNTELFADGASSTQIRAVVQDSNGLPFNKKLTINFYTPMGMLSAASAETVNGAATVTLTSPIAVGSAVVRAVSGSLSSNITINFNAVPKNFSLSSTQNTVKSDSSDTAIITATLLDTNYAPIPNINVIFSATGGQINKASSVTDENGNAQVTFSSGKVNQKNQTVNITASVAGFASRTIPIQVIGTEVTLITDITSLRVEDGNPGTLTVLLQDAGTNPIFSGEVTATIIPGVPGDPEIEAGGATLSAVDDITNVSVNGVLEGRTNVRGEFKIYVTGTKSGQITVSVNAGGDTKSQTYSISSSSDNFAIIAPDKSLWGLYTDQELDVVVRSPSGAPVQFSTTFGTWENEKQIIEKNVGPDGTASAKLKSSQAGVASIQVVDTGDPLHLSTDSFKVAISAPSDTAASLALQASPSVISPSVGDSVNISIITATVRNADGQVVGNAPIAFSISETTGGGESLSPVIAYTNAFGVASTTFSSGSLSSSGMGVKVSGIVLVNDQSIKDDIYIKIGGTAGSVIIGRGSAAESSSDGTSYSMPMSVMVSDSNGNPVTGAKVSLGVWPVKYRTGYWVKTEEGCAPYISGEFDNEDINRNLTLDPGEDMNGDGTLTPPNSAGGVVVRTDNDSNASDPSYILTTGKDGIAPFNLVYLKGSAIWIDDEITAMTKVAGSETQSTYKLMLPYVEGEECNLPSSPYKESAEGELVLKADPASIMADGITTSTITATVKDTNGNLVPDGLRINFTIQEGGGSLSAASAATVKGKVSVTYTSSEEVETIIIRAEREDKKSAATIQIPLTAGVASLSLVSADSEIRVNGGSTSITATAKDSNGSPVAKDTVFSFETNHGIFSNGEKTFTVRTPNDQGTFTVAFMSEGKAARATIKCTVGGVTQSTTVLIGTASEISPPAEITLKADKEELPPNGTSYTAIQADVKDAEDNPVIDGEIIQFVIEGTNGGSFDQDRPLTVITGTTVGGLVNINYYTPAKDVNDETGEVITIRAKAGDAEQGTATITLKEGAIVLVATPSSLVADGSSTSTVVATVKDFEGKVAPDGERILFIASHGTFGTLSTTSGTTAGGVVSVQYTAPPQIPADDPETDAKEPTISASAFGYTASNVLEINLTVQGLGLITMDAESIELPADGIASTVITIKATSNTGGPMVKGTEVALKTNNGFFADGKKTTTVKLGENGTIQVPFKSESLDNGAIATITATITVGADILTQQETIELIGLPKITGITLTTNNESIPADGKSKAVITATVSPAAGEPPDGIPVIFKIKSGTASWAAAADDTTTEITSSTTDGIATATLVSSTTAKPVTIRAEAKDYSDEIIIQLTEGGITLEAVPSTVLGTGLKEVKITATVTGTDGTVVKDAKILFSLVDQKYGILTPSSDVTKESGIAETTFKAGTIGGTATIKAVWDGKTVSSNIDIIIQPPPAFISVAEGFPTPTSISIKGTGGQTTSQIVMDVKDISGNPVVDGYRIDFLITDGPNGGEGIDPPFAVTSGGQVSTILRSGFKSGPVSIKASYHENTNVNTTTSQIAIQNGPPVGEEFGISVQYKNISGLKITGLEDVLTVDVGDFAGNPVPDGTAISFKTYNTGGILTPGSASTGGTEDEPLNQGFAKSALFSAASPIPAQGFVSVTAEAVNGGRTTHVTSIAVVKETANTQILYAGTDGGGVYKSSDSGTSWQNISRSSSIQGQNWIDPYINDIDVDPDDLNKVYTATGFLGKGNLFRSLDGGMNWNSNNVEEWNGVFDTNVSVLTVLCDDNGSDYVWIGTDGDGAYYSLNGEDFTRSKVLTSGKRVYDIVKVEGTNGGSAQLYAGTAAGLYKSTDGGKNWTAKKRFLGDYITTLAIYPKSASGGNDVIYAGTEGAGVWVSTDGGGSWTNHTSGMGKGLSATPPLASDRNEGTGTMSSVTVLPECQTENWTVTFNKTDNSFDVKGSVSGLLPSQYSMADITAGKEYVIPNVLKFTISPGNVDFSGVLPDVFTFKTTKDPGRKIEDVMVDPKNHRLYAITYFMGENEPHPVGNLYVHDLDIDGSMPLGDWKEANKNLPKFDPPDDVTLFAQHALALNDKENPTAMFIGGEGINFYKASNGLDTGNPVWQESKTGLTNLVMARMPVLFTGDIALKIYTAGSSDAPDVFYSDGTRVPDNSRVIYVEDANGNPPIVGCSFVAQFIPEEGDTITYYSIDYPDTLSHRGTCADPLDRFTGKGTDMPYIIEPFTYTYEDEDGILRTIIVTANKIEFTAVCGNTSPGCSGASQCVGSKCGG, encoded by the coding sequence GAATATAACAGCTTCTGTTGCCGGGTTTGCATCAAGAACCATACCGATACAGGTAATTGGAACTGAGGTTACGCTTATCACTGATATAACAAGTCTCAGGGTTGAAGACGGTAATCCTGGAACCTTGACCGTATTGCTTCAAGATGCTGGAACAAATCCCATATTCAGCGGCGAGGTAACCGCAACAATTATACCAGGTGTTCCAGGTGATCCTGAAATAGAAGCAGGAGGAGCAACCCTTTCTGCTGTTGATGATATTACTAATGTTAGTGTGAACGGAGTATTAGAAGGCAGAACCAATGTCAGAGGCGAATTTAAAATATATGTAACTGGAACTAAAAGCGGACAGATCACAGTTTCAGTTAATGCAGGGGGAGATACAAAGTCTCAGACCTATTCAATCAGTTCCAGCAGTGATAATTTTGCAATTATAGCTCCTGATAAAAGTCTGTGGGGTCTTTATACAGACCAGGAACTTGATGTTGTTGTAAGGTCTCCCAGCGGTGCCCCTGTACAATTTTCAACAACATTTGGAACATGGGAAAATGAAAAACAGATTATTGAAAAAAACGTAGGGCCTGACGGAACTGCATCAGCAAAGCTTAAATCAAGCCAGGCAGGTGTTGCCAGTATCCAGGTTGTTGATACAGGAGATCCTCTTCACCTGTCAACAGATTCCTTTAAAGTTGCAATTTCTGCTCCATCAGATACGGCTGCATCACTTGCCTTGCAGGCATCACCTTCTGTTATTTCACCAAGTGTGGGCGATTCTGTAAATATATCAATTATTACTGCAACAGTCAGAAATGCTGATGGCCAGGTTGTTGGCAATGCACCAATTGCCTTTTCCATCAGCGAGACTACCGGCGGGGGTGAGAGTTTGTCCCCAGTTATTGCCTACACCAATGCTTTTGGTGTTGCTTCTACAACATTTTCTTCAGGTTCTTTAAGCTCATCAGGCATGGGTGTTAAAGTGAGCGGAATTGTTCTGGTTAATGACCAGAGTATTAAAGATGATATTTATATAAAAATCGGCGGAACCGCAGGCTCTGTAATAATCGGCCGGGGTTCTGCTGCTGAATCATCTTCTGACGGCACTTCCTATTCAATGCCCATGTCAGTAATGGTATCTGATTCAAATGGAAATCCGGTAACCGGTGCAAAGGTAAGCCTGGGGGTATGGCCTGTTAAATACCGTACAGGTTACTGGGTCAAGACAGAAGAAGGCTGCGCTCCATATATCTCAGGTGAGTTTGATAATGAAGATATTAATAGAAACTTAACCCTTGACCCTGGCGAGGATATGAATGGAGACGGAACATTAACCCCTCCAAATTCAGCAGGCGGGGTAGTTGTCCGTACAGACAACGATTCTAATGCCTCTGATCCTTCCTATATTCTGACAACAGGCAAGGATGGTATTGCACCTTTTAACCTGGTTTATCTTAAAGGTTCTGCAATCTGGATTGATGATGAAATTACTGCCATGACAAAGGTTGCAGGTTCTGAAACCCAGTCAACATATAAGCTGATGCTGCCCTATGTTGAAGGAGAAGAATGTAACCTCCCAAGTTCTCCATATAAAGAATCTGCTGAAGGAGAACTTGTTCTTAAAGCTGATCCTGCCAGTATAATGGCAGACGGTATAACCACAAGTACCATCACTGCCACAGTCAAGGATACAAACGGCAACCTGGTGCCAGACGGTCTGCGCATTAATTTTACAATCCAGGAAGGCGGCGGTTCTCTTTCTGCTGCTTCCGCGGCTACTGTCAAAGGCAAGGTTTCCGTCACATACACATCATCAGAAGAGGTGGAAACAATAATAATAAGGGCTGAAAGGGAAGATAAAAAATCAGCAGCTACAATCCAGATTCCCCTGACTGCTGGTGTTGCAAGTCTTTCCCTTGTTTCTGCTGATTCTGAAATCAGGGTCAATGGAGGTTCAACTTCAATAACCGCAACAGCTAAGGACAGCAACGGCAGCCCTGTTGCAAAAGACACTGTCTTTAGTTTTGAAACTAATCATGGTATATTTTCAAATGGAGAAAAAACTTTTACAGTAAGAACACCCAATGATCAGGGTACTTTTACTGTGGCTTTCATGTCCGAAGGAAAGGCTGCCAGGGCAACAATAAAATGTACCGTAGGCGGTGTTACCCAGTCAACAACTGTACTTATAGGCACGGCAAGCGAAATCTCGCCTCCTGCCGAGATTACCCTTAAGGCTGATAAAGAAGAATTGCCTCCAAATGGAACCAGCTACACTGCCATTCAGGCAGATGTAAAGGATGCTGAGGACAATCCTGTAATAGATGGAGAAATTATTCAGTTTGTTATAGAAGGAACAAACGGCGGTTCATTTGATCAAGACAGACCTCTTACAGTTATCACAGGAACTACTGTTGGCGGACTTGTTAATATTAATTATTACACACCTGCAAAAGATGTTAATGATGAAACTGGTGAGGTTATCACAATCAGGGCTAAAGCCGGGGATGCTGAACAAGGTACGGCTACAATAACATTAAAAGAAGGAGCCATAGTGCTGGTTGCAACCCCTTCTTCCCTGGTTGCTGACGGTTCAAGCACCAGCACTGTTGTTGCAACAGTTAAGGATTTTGAAGGAAAGGTTGCACCTGACGGGGAGAGGATTCTTTTTATAGCATCTCACGGCACCTTTGGCACCTTGTCAACAACTTCTGGAACCACTGCCGGGGGTGTTGTTTCTGTTCAATATACTGCCCCGCCTCAAATACCAGCAGATGATCCTGAAACTGATGCAAAAGAACCTACTATTAGTGCCAGTGCTTTTGGCTATACAGCCAGCAATGTCCTGGAAATCAACTTAACAGTACAAGGGCTTGGCCTTATCACGATGGATGCAGAAAGTATTGAACTTCCGGCAGACGGCATTGCTTCAACCGTTATTACAATTAAGGCTACAAGCAATACAGGCGGTCCGATGGTAAAGGGCACAGAGGTAGCATTAAAAACAAATAACGGTTTTTTTGCAGATGGTAAAAAAACTACAACTGTCAAGCTGGGAGAAAACGGAACAATACAGGTTCCTTTTAAATCCGAATCCTTGGATAATGGAGCAATTGCAACAATAACAGCAACAATAACAGTTGGAGCAGATATATTAACCCAGCAGGAAACAATTGAATTAATTGGTCTGCCTAAAATAACAGGCATCACTCTTACTACAAATAATGAAAGCATTCCTGCTGACGGTAAGTCAAAAGCTGTAATAACAGCCACAGTATCACCTGCTGCCGGAGAACCGCCTGACGGCATTCCTGTTATTTTTAAGATCAAATCAGGAACTGCTTCATGGGCAGCAGCTGCTGATGATACAACAACAGAGATAACCAGTTCAACAACTGACGGTATTGCAACTGCAACCCTTGTCAGTTCAACAACTGCCAAACCTGTTACCATACGTGCAGAAGCAAAGGATTACAGTGATGAAATTATTATTCAACTGACTGAGGGCGGAATAACCCTGGAAGCAGTTCCCAGCACTGTGCTTGGAACAGGTCTTAAAGAGGTTAAAATTACTGCAACAGTCACAGGCACAGATGGAACTGTTGTAAAAGATGCAAAGATTCTTTTCAGCCTTGTTGATCAGAAATACGGTATTCTTACTCCATCTAGTGATGTAACAAAAGAGTCAGGAATAGCTGAAACAACCTTTAAAGCCGGAACCATTGGCGGCACAGCTACAATTAAAGCAGTTTGGGATGGTAAAACAGTAAGCAGCAATATAGATATAATCATCCAGCCCCCGCCTGCTTTTATCTCTGTTGCAGAAGGTTTCCCCACGCCTACATCCATAAGCATAAAAGGAACCGGCGGACAGACAACATCCCAGATTGTTATGGATGTTAAAGACATTAGCGGAAATCCTGTTGTTGACGGATACAGGATAGATTTTTTAATTACTGACGGGCCTAACGGCGGTGAAGGGATTGATCCTCCTTTTGCTGTTACTTCAGGCGGACAGGTCAGCACTATCCTAAGAAGCGGTTTTAAATCAGGTCCTGTCAGCATAAAGGCAAGCTATCATGAAAATACAAATGTCAACACAACTACCAGTCAGATTGCCATACAAAACGGGCCTCCTGTTGGCGAGGAATTTGGTATAAGTGTCCAGTATAAAAACATCTCAGGTCTTAAAATTACCGGACTTGAGGATGTTTTAACTGTTGATGTAGGTGATTTTGCAGGAAACCCGGTACCTGACGGCACAGCCATATCTTTTAAAACATATAACACAGGCGGTATCTTAACTCCTGGAAGTGCTTCAACCGGGGGAACAGAAGATGAACCTTTGAATCAAGGATTTGCAAAGTCAGCGCTTTTTTCCGCAGCAAGCCCAATACCTGCACAGGGTTTTGTTTCTGTAACTGCTGAAGCTGTTAACGGCGGCAGAACAACCCATGTAACATCTATTGCAGTTGTCAAAGAAACAGCAAATACTCAAATCCTTTATGCAGGAACAGATGGAGGCGGTGTTTATAAATCCTCGGATTCAGGAACAAGCTGGCAGAATATCAGCCGGTCTTCATCTATCCAGGGGCAGAACTGGATAGATCCTTATATAAATGATATTGATGTTGATCCTGATGATCTAAATAAGGTTTACACTGCTACTGGTTTCCTGGGAAAAGGCAACCTTTTCCGCAGTCTTGACGGAGGCATGAACTGGAACAGCAACAATGTTGAGGAATGGAACGGGGTTTTTGATACAAATGTATCTGTATTAACTGTTTTATGTGATGACAATGGCAGTGACTATGTATGGATTGGAACTGACGGAGACGGTGCATATTATTCACTCAATGGTGAAGATTTTACTAGAAGTAAAGTCCTTACCAGCGGAAAACGTGTTTATGATATTGTAAAAGTTGAAGGAACCAATGGTGGAAGCGCTCAATTATATGCTGGTACAGCAGCAGGTCTTTATAAAAGCACAGATGGCGGTAAAAACTGGACAGCTAAAAAACGTTTTCTTGGTGATTATATAACAACCCTGGCAATATATCCAAAATCTGCATCTGGCGGGAATGATGTTATTTATGCAGGAACTGAAGGCGCAGGTGTCTGGGTAAGTACTGACGGCGGAGGAAGCTGGACTAATCATACAAGCGGTATGGGAAAAGGTTTGAGTGCAACACCTCCCCTGGCTAGTGATAGAAACGAAGGAACAGGAACCATGAGTTCTGTAACAGTTTTACCTGAATGCCAGACTGAAAACTGGACTGTTACTTTTAATAAAACTGACAATTCTTTTGATGTAAAAGGAAGCGTTTCAGGTTTGCTGCCTTCTCAGTATTCAATGGCTGATATTACTGCTGGAAAAGAATATGTTATTCCTAATGTACTTAAATTTACAATATCGCCAGGCAATGTTGATTTCAGCGGTGTTCTGCCTGATGTATTTACATTCAAAACAACAAAAGACCCGGGCAGAAAAATAGAAGATGTTATGGTTGACCCAAAAAATCACCGTTTATACGCCATTACCTACTTTATGGGAGAAAATGAACCCCATCCTGTGGGCAATTTATATGTACATGATTTGGATATTGACGGCTCAATGCCTTTGGGAGACTGGAAAGAAGCAAACAAAAACCTTCCCAAATTTGATCCGCCTGATGATGTTACTCTTTTTGCCCAGCATGCTCTGGCTCTAAATGATAAAGAAAATCCAACAGCCATGTTTATCGGCGGCGAAGGTATTAATTTCTATAAAGCTTCAAACGGCCTGGATACCGGCAATCCTGTATGGCAGGAAAGTAAAACAGGATTGACTAATCTTGTTATGGCTCGTATGCCGGTGCTTTTTACAGGAGATATTGCTCTGAAAATATATACTGCCGGCAGTAGTGATGCTCCTGATGTATTTTATAGTGATGGAACTCGTGTTCCAGATAACTCGCGTGTGATATATGTTGAAGATGCTAACGGAAATCCTCCAATAGTCGGATGTTCATTTGTAGCTCAATTTATTCCTGAAGAGGGAGATACTATTACATATTACAGCATTGATTATCCTGATACACTTTCTCATAGAGGAACATGTGCTGATCCTCTGGACAGATTTACCGGAAAAGGTACTGATATGCCATATATTATAGAACCATTTACCTATACATATGAAGATGAAGACGGCATATTAAGAACAATAATTGTAACAGCAAATAAAATTGAATTTACCGCTGTGTGCGGCAATACTTCACCTGGCTGCTCAGGAGCTTCTCAATGTGTTGGCAGCAAATGCGGCGGTTAA